GTTTCctttcttaaaaattacaatcaCAGTGGTATTAAATCGTACACATAGTGCGTAATCTGACAAAATGGAAATTGCAACCTGTCTTCTACGTCCATGCTCAATGAATAAATTGTTCatgaaaattatgaataacGACAGTGCTTTATCACTTTTTAGCTAGTTCATTACTCAACCAATCGAGTCCTTCGTAAAGTCCATGTCCTTGAGTAGCACAAGTGCTTTGAATGTACCAATGACGTCCACGTAAGGAATTTAGCCCCAATTTGTCTGTAAGTTCTGCTGCAGACATGGCATTTGGTAAATCTTGTTTATTAGCAAAAACTAAGAGAACCGCATCTCTCAATTCATCTTCTTTTAGCATGTTTGCTAATTCACGTTCTGCCTCCCCAATACGTTCACGGTCATTACTGTCAACAACATAAATGAGACCTTGTGTGTTCTGGAAGTAGTGTCTCCATAGCGGTCTGATTTTATCCTGACCACCAACATCCCACACCGtaaaacatatatttctatactCAACAGTCTCAACATTAAAGCCAATGGTAGGTATTGTTGTGACAATTTCACCAAGtttcaatttatacaatatggTAGTTTTTCCAGCAGCATCCAAGCCCACCATTAATATTCTCATTTGCTTTTTGCCAAAGAGCCGGGTAAGTAGGCTGCTAATTGTTAGGCCCATTTTGTTTGGGAAGACACTAAATTAGCCTGAAGTTACTTAAACTAATACCCTTCCCCTTGGGATAATATTATTGGAACT
This DNA window, taken from Bombus fervidus isolate BK054 chromosome 14, iyBomFerv1, whole genome shotgun sequence, encodes the following:
- the Arf102f gene encoding ADP-ribosylation factor 2, which codes for MGLTISSLLTRLFGKKQMRILMVGLDAAGKTTILYKLKLGEIVTTIPTIGFNVETVEYRNICFTVWDVGGQDKIRPLWRHYFQNTQGLIYVVDSNDRERIGEAERELANMLKEDELRDAVLLVFANKQDLPNAMSAAELTDKLGLNSLRGRHWYIQSTCATQGHGLYEGLDWLSNELAKK